In Falco rusticolus isolate bFalRus1 chromosome 7, bFalRus1.pri, whole genome shotgun sequence, the DNA window CGTATTCCTTACTCCTGTTGGGGAGGAACTGCAAGAGTCTTACAGCACTTTTCCAGAAAACTCTACGCATTCAGACTAAGCACTCACATGCTAGAACTACCACATTCTCAATGCTCATTCCTAagagaaaagatgaaggaaagagTAAGGGAACAGGCAAGACAGACCCTCTGATGGCAAATTTTGTGCTGGGCCGGCTGTTACTCATTAGCGCTGTGAGCATACCTTGTCTGGATTTGTTTCCTCCTCAAGCAGCCTCTTTCATTTCAGATCCCATATAATTCTGAATTGAGCTTCCCATCCAAGACAAACTCACCAGTGTTGACCCCTTCAGTTGTTAAGATTTGATATACAGTGTGTAGGTGGAAGAGGGGAGGAGTCCATCTGTAGCTGAAATACAATTTGCATGCATTTTAcgcaaatacaggaaaaaagttacaaagaactgaattttaaacagaatttgtCCACTCCAGCCTACATTCTTTTTGCAGCACAAGAACTCACTTTACGACCATCACTGTTGAAGCCTGGTACGTGTGAAAGTGCTTTCCCCAACCATACCAACCATCTAACCAAAATGAGAAGTGGTCAGCTCACTGTGAGGTACCCAAACCAGTCTCAACTGAAAAAACCACAAGTATACCTCAGCACAGCTTTACTTTGAAGTATTattcaaacttttattttcagaaagactcAGCACAAATGGTGTGTTAGCTATAGTGTTATGACAATCATGTTTCCATGGAAATAGCTGCAGTTTTGCTTCATTGCTAAACAGCAAGatacagtgttaaaaaaaaataaatacacaaacacaGGAATCCAAAGctggtgattattttttacttgAAGACTCTCAGAAACATCGAAAAAGAAAAGTACTGTTACAGGTAATTAATTCTTCTGGAATGAAACTGGCTGGACATGCTTGGTCAAGGTGGTAATACGGAAAGACTGTCTGACTTTTACAAAATTGATACTCAAGCATCATCAATACACACAAAAGACAGGCTCTTATACACATTTGTTACATTGCAATCTTCGCTCAGCCTCAGTAAACATCTTTGGAATacagactatttttttaaattatttaaaaaaaatatgaagaaacttAAATATTCACAGGACAAAACCATAACGTTATTAAAAATACGAACAGTAAGATTTACAGAGATCTGCAAACACAGTCTGCCTATGGATAATCAAAACAGAAGTTAACACTAATCACAAGCATAGGTCTGCCACAGAGGCTGGATTCCAGAAACACTTACCACTAAGAGGCAGTTTTGAAATTTGGTTACTTGCCTAAGGCAGGGAGGCAGTAAGAAAAGGTAGGtgtgcagaaggcaaaggcaaggTAAATTAGTGCTAGAAGTTCTTGTTAAACCAGGAGTCTagaaatacagcaagaaaaaaaagaggtggttTGTTCTGTTAAAAGTTAGCCAAAAGTTATCAGTATATACTTTCTATATTGCACAAACAGTTTTAAAGTAACTGAAAAAGTAGAAACCCCTGCATGTATAACAgctacatttaaatatattccCAGGAGTCAGCCCGTATAATTccacttttaaaacaattcaacACTCTTCCCCTAACAACACAGGAACAAAGGAAAGCATACAGCATTCCTGCATCCCCTGTCTTCTCAAGCTCTCTCAAAACTAATGAAACACACCATTTATCAGAGACTGTGCTACTAGTTCTCTTCAGCATATCACAgatttattgctttattttactaGTGACAAAGGCTAAAATCTAAGCTTCTAGAGAATTTAAGGCAATCCCATAAGCCCAACACCTTTAAGGGCATTTATGGCACACAGTGGTCTTCATTCAAACACCAGGAAAAGtttggtatttaaaaatgaCAGGAGCACTCAGATTTTAATTACAAGGACCCTTTCAAGCATCAGTTATATCTCCCTAACACTTAACCCAGCACTGAAGTCCTAAGTCGTTCCAGGGCACCAATGTCCAGgaatagaaaaaagaagttgTCAAAGGAGGAAGTTCCAGAACATCTTACAGAACAACTCATTCCTACTCACCTAAGAACTTGTTGGAAGATTCACTTGGGTAGTTGGATAGCTGAATCGCTTTTTTCCATACGCAACGTGGAGGATGAGTTATGATCTATCAGATATACTTCAAATGCCACTTACAAAGAAGCATTCAAGACTGACAAAAACCATGGTGTATTCCTGACAGCTTTACAAGCAGATTCACCTGCGAGAGCTCCAATTATTGTTTTTTCCAATATATCTTTCATATCCCACAGAGTTCATTACGAACTCCTTGTCTGATGCTCTGTCCTCTTAATGATCACTAGGAGAGCCTGGCTTTAGAGTGAGGCTGCATGAAAATATCATCAAGAGGTTTTCTAGGTTTGTGGTCTTAATTACTCACGACCAAGTTTACTATCGACACAGATTTATCAACTGCCAGTCCTGCAAACCCACTCAGAtcaacatcaaaaaaaaaagccaactaaaacataaaaacaaacaaaaccccaaactgaaacaaaaaaaaaaaaaaagcaaaaccaggcttGTCAAAACACCTATGTGTGCTCAATATTAGGCCAGTTCTTCCCTCACAAATAATTTGGAAATTCACTGAAAGAATATGGAAAATTCTTTACAAGCGATGCAAGGTAACACTTGGTCCAATGCGCATGtgcattctttttatttctatacagagtaaaaacaaataccatacagaaaacagcagactacagttttttttaaagaaagaatcaGGGTATTTTGTTTCAAGAGGGTTtagcaaaaatagaaaagatgactttctgcaaaagaaattcagaagcagTTACTTCAACTTCAGACCAGATACAGCCCGACTGAATTTGCAGTAAAATTTGATTGAGCAGAAATCACTGATGATTTACTGCCACTCAGCAGGATGAATGAACAGGTTTTGCACTCAGCAGAGAACCCTAGATGTAAACTATTCCTACCTGAATCAGAGTCACTGAGACAAACAAGACTTCATGGTGCTACTTGTAATTTCTCTAGAGAAGAATTACTTAGCCAAGAAACTCACATATTTTTCTACAGCCTTTTCTAAAAGAAGTCTATGTAAATAGTAGGTTTCTGGTCAGCCAGAGGATCCACGTTACACAAAGTGCTGGTGGTAATTTCCATCTGGGAGGATGGCAGAGACAAGCTCTCTAGTTTTTGTTCAGAACACAACCTCTGTTCCTCTGAATGAAGACAGCGACTTTAACCTCTTTGGAAGAAAGATTGGAGGGGTTTATAGCACTCATtgtcacagcagaaagcagttttTGTCACATGAAAAGCCTGGAACATGTCCCATAACTGAAGGAACTTTTCCCCTCAGCATTTCTTCAGAGTACAATTAGATAAATTTATACTGAGAAACCTTTCTGAATACTTTAACAGCAAACAGGTTAGTGCATTTTCCTTGCTAATGTTCCCTAATGCAACAAGTACACTGCTTTAcactctgttaaaaaaaataaatccctatAGAACAAGTCATTCAAGAAGCCACACAAATTACTTCTTGGCACTTCTCTGCACAGACAGGAGAAGTTTCAGCCATTAGCAACAGCATATTTTAGTTTTGAATATCTGATgccaaaaatgcttttttccccccccaaaattTGTGAAACACATCAGTATTACCATGACAGGAGTCATTCTTCCCTTCAAGCTGAAGGAtttgatatttatttccttttgagtTGGTGACTCAAACACTAATCCTGCATGCAAATAAAACTAAGATTTAGCCGTTGTAGCAGCAGTGTTCACTGGGCGCTGCCTAACAGCATTCGGTGATGAGGTGGACTCCTCTTTACCCTCCGTTTCACCATCTGAGATATCTTCCTCATCTGCTTCTTGCTCTTCATCCAGCTTTTTTGGCAGCTGAGCTGACTCTGGAGCTAGCTTTCCTTAAGGCGAATGGAAAATGTGCATACACAAATACCATTACCATgtgaaatacactttttttaacACCACAGGCTagcacagaattttatttaatttaatccaGGTAGCACTTTCCAGTGTCAGTCACTTAAGATGACATCTTATGTAGAATTGTTGCTAGCGTGAATTTACCCACAAGTTTTAACAGATTACAGACTACCTAGAGTAATATAAAACTTCctccagctttgaaaaaaatgagtcaGGTTACTACAAACCATAAACCAGCATTCAGATCTTCTTCCATTACTTTTTAAGACCACCTTGAAAAATTCCAGAGACTAACCCCAAACTGAACCACTTACCATCCACAGAAacacaaattcatttttaatcCTCACTTTGGTCCTAAAAACCCCCATCTTAACAACACTGAGAGCTCCACTGAAAACTTTTACCTCCCTTCACATATGGAATTTCCTATCTTGCAGGtatgaaaatgctgtaaaaacattttttttcctctcctaaaAAAATTTGTTTAAGAATAGTTTAGCTTTAGCTAAATAGAAAATGCAAGCCCACTATAAACCCTAAGGGCAAACAGCTGCAGGTAAAGCAAAGTATCAATCACAAGTGTAAGATTCTACATTAAATCTCATGTCCTGCAGACACAAGTTACAGACCAATATCTATTATATAAGGTTTACCAAACAGCTTCACTGAATTAAAAGTATACAGTGGGCTTACCTGAATCAGAGTACTGTGGGGGTCTGCGCCTTTTGGATGGACAGATGCAGTCTGATAAGAACACCATCATCTGAAACCAAAGACAGGTAAGTTTAAATCTCCAAACACCCTGCGTATCAGAATCaaagaatcatttaggttggaaaaggctgttcagatcaagtccagccatcaacccagcactgccaagcccaccattAAACCCTGTTCCTAAGcacatctttcaaatacctcAGGGATGGCACCTCCACCACCTCTGTGGACAGCctttccagtgcttgacaacccttttggtgaagacatttttcataatatccagtcaaaacctgccctggcacaacttgaggctgttgcctcttgtcctgtcgcttgttacctgggagaagagactgacccccacctatctacaacctcctttcaggtagttgtagggCACGATGGAGTCTCCCTttaagcctccttttctccaggttaaacaactccagttccctcagccagtTCTCATTAGACTTGTGTTCTAGAAGcttccagcacctcaacatccCTTTTatagtgaggggcccaaaactgaacccaggattcaaggtgcggtctcaccagtgccgagtgcagggggatgatcactgccccggccctgctggccacacagtttctgacacaagccaggacactgttggcctccttggccacctgggcacggtgctggctcatgttcagccagctgtcaaccagcacccgCAGGCCCTTTCCCgctgggcagcttcccagccactctgccccaggcctgtagcgTTGcatggggctggtgtgacccaagtgcagggcCTTCTTGAGCCTCACAACTGGCCTTAGCTCATCGATCCACCCTGTCCAGATTCCTCTacagagcctcctgccctcaagtAGATCAACAGTCCCGCCCAACTtggtatcatctgcaaacttactgagggtgcacccAACCTcctcgtccagatcattgataaagtCATTCAACAGGACTGgtcccagcactgagccctgggggacaCCACTTGGGACCAGCTGCCAACTGaatttaactccattcaccacaaCACTCTGGGCTCAGCCATCAGCCAGGTTTTTAAATTCGCTTTATCAGCAAAGAGTGCAGCCCTccaagccacgagcagccagtttctccaggagaatgctgtgggaaacagctTCAACACCTTTGCTAAtgtccaggtagacaacatccacagcctttccctcacccactGAGTGAGTCACCTTGCCACAGAATGAGATCAGGTCAGTCAAGCAGGATgtgcctttcacaaacccatACTGACTGCGCCTGATCACCTGGCTGTCCTGTACATGCTGCTgcgtgatggcactcaggatgatctgctccataatcTTCCTTGGCAACAAGGTCAGGCcgacaggcctgtagttccctagATCCTCCTTACAGCCCTTCCTGAAGATGGGCGATATATCTGCTAACTTCCAGTCAACCAGGACCTCCCTGGTTATCCAGAACTGCTGACAAATGATGGGAAGTGGCTCagtgagcacttccaccagctccctcagtaccctggGGGGAAACCACCCAGTGCCACAGattgtgtgtgtctaagtggtgtagcaaGTCAttgaccatttccccttggattatgaAGCCTTCACTCTGCTCCCTGTCCCggtcttccagctcagggtgTTGGGTACCCCAAGAATAACTCATCTTACTATCAAAGactgaagcagaggaggaaTTAGTGTAATACACAGTAGTCACAAGCCAATCCATTTCAAGTTTTTCACTTACAAGTCCCAGTATTACTCCTGAGAATACAACTGTCAACGCAATAACAGCATATGAGCCCCAGACCGGTATTccaacattttctgttaaatagCCACGGCAGTGCTGGAATAAAAGACAAGAGAATCATTTCAAGAATAGCTGAATATCAtgtctgttaaaaaataaagtagagATCTAAGCACATACCCTGATCCACATGGACAACTGAAACAAAGCTGACATACTGCTCAtcctgaaacaaagcagaaaaaagtaactgaaaacatCTTTAAGCTGCTCACAAACCTGTATCTTCCGATCTGCCTGGCTGGTCATTACTTAGTCCCATGTTGAACAACTTTCTGCTCACAGCTGGTTTTCCTTCTAACTACTCTgatttttaccttctttttttgtcttgtatGCCAATAAACACTCATTTCCCATAAGGCTACCTTTGGTAACAACATCAGCTTGTACAATGTTCCACATATGGACAACTATGAATTCACAAACTTCCTTGACTTGGATCTGCTAACATATGAATTTagttgcttttgcttctgttctaAGTTACATTTGGATCAACAGGCTATCAGAAACCAGCTGGAGCTCTATTCAAGATAGTAAGAATTGAGCATCTACggattttattgaaataaaattcataaaCTGAACGCTGCTATAAGCACAGTACAGTTAGCACAGAAGTGTTTTAGCCATCATTGCTCCgacagaagaaaaaccacaaacaactgGGTTCATTTGCCACAACCAATGGTGTCCCCAACATGCTTTATCCCTCACAGTTCATGAAGTACTCTGAAACCACCACACAGCACGTGcagcaacaactaaaagcaCTTCAAAGgcacagaagtagaaaaaattcttctttttcttgagCAGGTTTCTTCTCAAACTACAGTCTCCCCACTTCACTTGTCCTTCAGTGAAGGAACATTCACCCTTCCACTCTGCTTTTAACTTTGCTACAGATGTGTCTTCTTAAACGGCCAGCCCATATCTTAAACTACATTGCTGTAttattttccaggttttcttGCTGATCTCCTAGAACTTAGCTGGGCAAAACACACATCTGCTGTATAAACAAAAGAAGAACTTCAAGTGTAAGTTACCTCCAAGAGTTCAGTAAAACAATACAGCCTATAACTATTTAAAGCCTTAAAGTAAACCTTCCTCAGGACATCTCTGCTATGCTAGCGCACACAACCCTCCCACAGCTGTTGCAGGAGGCATGACCACCCACCATCATGTTCACATACTTCtcaccagcacagagctgctgcacgAGCGGCTCATCATCAAGGAGGTAGCACCAGGTGTGGCACACCTAAGGACCTGTACCAACATGTCCTGAAAGTGGGCATGTTTGACAACAAGTTACCATAAAAACCCTACCAAAAACTcacaggaaagaggaaggacCAAACCATGATGAAACTGGTTCAATAGATTTCCATTCCTGGTCACTGATGAAATTTACGAAATCAGCTACAGTTCTTGCACCCTGGTATCTCCTGAACTCCCCATCTTTACAGCTGTAAACCAAAAAAAGTCCTTTATTTTAGACAATGCAAGCATGCAACATTTGCTTCCACTCAACATCTTCCCTCCCATTacctcaccttttttttttttaaagttttacttTGCTTTAGATGATATTAGCtctaaaacattttccaaaaaatattGTCTACAAGTATTTCTAGAATCTTGACTCCATGTGTATATTGGCTAGCTTTAGGCTGCAATTCCATAAAAAGATAGTGATCTTCCTAATGCACTTGCCACACAAATGCACTGCAATCAACCTGTGGAGAAAAGATTGCAAAATAGAAACACCCatgaaaaaatagaataaataagGCCcgaagggaaaagaaaaagaatcaacTGGCAGTACTGTAAGGTCACAGCAGGTAAGACAGTGGTTGTCTCAGGGTAAAGTAACTCACACTCTTTAAGAGCATGGTAAATCTCATTCATGTGCTcccaagaaaaggaaaaaaaatatttcccctctcctccaaAAAATCCTGCTGCATTGCATACTTACTGATAGATGGTAGGAAGAGCTGTTATGATAAATCGTCCACTTAATCCTGCAAGAAAAC includes these proteins:
- the TMX1 gene encoding thioredoxin-related transmembrane protein 1 isoform X2, which encodes MVAAGRLRARLCAWLCLALAGGSAALGKQGPVKELSDGTWRELLQGEWMVAFYAPWCPACQSLQPEWEKFAGWGEDREVNVAKVDVTEQPGLSGRFIITALPTIYHCKDGEFRRYQGARTVADFVNFISDQEWKSIEPVSSWFGPSSFLMSSMSALFQLSMWIRHCRGYLTENVGIPVWGSYAVIALTVVFSGVILGLMMVFLSDCICPSKRRRPPQYSDSATDGLLPSSTYTLYIKS
- the TMX1 gene encoding thioredoxin-related transmembrane protein 1 isoform X1, whose amino-acid sequence is MVAAGRLRARLCAWLCLALAGGSAALGKQGPVKELSDGTWRELLQGEWMVAFYAPWCPACQSLQPEWEKFAGWGEDREVNVAKVDVTEQPGLSGRFIITALPTIYHCKDGEFRRYQGARTVADFVNFISDQEWKSIEPVSSWFGPSSFLMSSMSALFQLSMWIRHCRGYLTENVGIPVWGSYAVIALTVVFSGVILGLMMVFLSDCICPSKRRRPPQYSDSGKLAPESAQLPKKLDEEQEADEEDISDGETEGKEESTSSPNAVRQRPVNTAATTAKS